One Coffea eugenioides isolate CCC68of chromosome 2, Ceug_1.0, whole genome shotgun sequence genomic window, TTGAAAAAAGTCAATTAAAATTACCACATAAAATGGCAATTGGTTCCTTGACCTCTCACCTCCGCCAAGACTGGTGGTGACCACCAGCCAAAGGCCTAGTGGCTGCTAGCTACCTCAACTTCAAATCCCAAGTTCCCAAATCCCAACTGGAATTCCACCCCACTTCCAGGGGCATCCTCATCCACCTCGACTTGTATATATAACCATGCATACATTCACACTTCTTACTACCCCAAAAGTTCCCATCTCCTCAGTTCCCACTCAACTCATAAAACCCACTAGGCCATTACACTCTCCATTATTACACGCACAACACACAGTCTCACAGACCCTCACAAGTCCCAATATCACTGCAAAACAACACACAGTCACACACTGCATTTCGGCTTTTCTTCAGACCATACAAAGAAGAGCTCAAAACAACAACTGAAAGCAAACATGGGGAGAATGAAAGTTTCCTTGGCCGCCTTAGTAACATTGGCTTTTTGTTTTTCCGCTAATGCCTGCCCGCCTGGGGATCGGGCAGCATTATTAGCTTTTAAAGCTGCCCTCAACGAGCCTTACTTGGGCATCTTCAATTCTTGGACGGGCACCGACTGCTGCACCAACTGGTACGGTGTCAGCTGTGACCCTGACCGACGGGTCGCCGACATTGTCCTCCGGGGAGAATCCGAGGACCCCATCTTTGAGAAAGCCGGCCGGTCCGGTTACATGTCAGGTGAAATAGCAGCTTCTGTTTGTCAACTCGACCGGCTCACCACCCTCGTCGTCGCAGACTGGAAGGCAATCGCGGGGGAAATCCCGGCTTGCATTCCGTCCTCGTTACCCATTCTCAGAATCTTCGACATAGTTGGAAACCAGATCTCCGGCAAGATTCCGGCCGACATAGGCTCACTGGGTCGACTAACTGTTCTCAACCTCGCCGACAACAAGCTCACCGGTGCGATTCCGCCGTCGATTGTCAACCTCGGGAGCGTCATGCATCTCGACCTCAGCAACAACAAACTCACAGGAGAAATCCCCGCTGACGTCGGAAAACTAACCATGATGAGCAGGGCACTGTTGAGCCGTAACCAGCTCACCGGTTCAATCCCCATCTCATTTGCTAACATTTACAGGCTGGCCGACATTGATCTATCCATGAACCGGATCTCCGGTTCGATCCCGGCTCAACTCGGAACAATGCCGGTTCTGTCAACCCTTAATCTAGACAGCAATCGACTATCCGGAAGCATACCGACGAGCTTATTAAGCAGTGCCGGGTTAAACGTTTTAAACATCAGCCGAAACAGTTTGGAGGGCAATTTACCCGACGTTTTTGGACCGAAAACTTATTTTACGGTCCTTGATTTATCGTATAACCAATTGCGCGGTTCAATTCCTAAATCACTATCATCGGCTAAGTACATTGGGCACTTGGATTTGAGTTATAATCACCTTTGCGGACCGATTCCGGTTGGCTCACCTTTTGATCACCTTGAGGCCTCTTCATTTGCTAATAACGATTGCTTATGTGGATCACCACTACGTACTTGTTAATTGAATCTAAATCATGGGGATTAGTAGTAAGTTGTAATTAACCGAAAATGTCGGTTGGTTATTACTGCTGCTTGCTTGTGTGATATTTCTTCGTAACGATCTATAAGGataaacccttttttttttttgttttttaaagtGTGTAATCTCAATTGTGCATTGTTTATAAGAGTGCATCGGTTGCATGCAAGTGTAAAATGCGTGCGAACTTCTGTACGAGAATCAAATCTATCTATTGTAAAGAAAGGGATTCTGTTTTTGCATGTGTTTTTGTATAGTGACACTAGCTGGCTTTACTGGCACTTTCGTCCATGAAATTATGTGATTGAATCATGAGTTTATGATAAAGGTTATGGAGCGTTCGTGATTTTGATGGCATAGTTCTTTGGTCACAATGGGAATCATTGCGGTGGTGAATTGGTGATTTGGTGTTGATGAAAGCGTTGACAAATATGTGCATAAAGTGATCACGCCAGCGTTATTTGTAGGTCAATGGGAGAGGTGGAGATTGATTTGCCTGctccattattattattattttttgaagcAGCCTTTGAAGGGGGTGAAAAACTTTGGCtaaagaagaaagggaaaaatcCTTGGCTACAGAAGCTCTTTTTTCATTCGGCAAAATATGGTCACATTAATTATTTTccttctgaaaaaaaaaaagaaaagaattgcagCATTTGAGAGTTAGATAACGCAGCTGTCCTGTAGACAGTTTAGGATCTGTTGCATAAATATTAGTAGTATTAATTTGGTTGGTGAAACATGCATGAGAGATTCAATGCGCAGAGCATTAAAAAATATGATGGTACAACAAATTTTGGGGGAAGCAGCAAACAGAGGTCAAGTTCTTGCCAGGGCAATGCATGTTCCTAATTTCCAATCCCATGTGACCTGCCCATACATCAACTGTTTTTATATATCCTTCATGGTCCCACTacattttgtttctttccaaataGGATAAAACAGGTCGGTAAACTTTAGCTCAGCTAATACAGTGACAGACTGATAGTGAAGAGCCAGTGGATGCATTCATGATTCAAGCAATGCAAAAGGGGATCCGTTTCCAACATTTATAGTGACAATTCCAGACCAAAATAGCCAATTTCAATGTTGTGCAATAGAAAGTGAAATTTGAGAGAATTTGGGAGGCCTTACTTTAGATTGTGGTTGTTAGCAGaaaaattttgatgttttgtGTAAATACATTTCTCAATCAACTTTTCACCTCAAATACATAAGTTCAGCATAATTTTCTAAGTACTTTTTGTTTTCAGTTGAGTTCTCTTCCATcctattttattttcttcttgttCACATTCCCCTGTACAGATGGCTACAATCAGTTAAATGTTTGTAACTTTTAGCTGCAACTAGCTATTATCTTGTCTGTCAAACAGAGCAAATGTCAACTCGTTCTAAAATGGTTTTAGACTCTTAAGAAAGCTGCAGTCAGGTAAGTTCTTGCTTCGCGTTTAGCCACACAACGAAAGGAATTGAGCAGCTTCTAAAGGTTGATGGCCACTTCGGAGTGTCTAGCCTATTCATTCGTATTTTGCGGACTCAAAGGATTTGTTTACTGTTCAAGGTTTCGGGGTAAACTTCAGCTGTTTCAAATAATTGTAATCACTCCAAGGAGGATCAGGAGAAAAGAAGCAAAATTAATTTGAGGCAAATATAGAAAGGATTATCTCTAATGTATAGATCAATGAAAGATTTTGTCAACATTCTTAGTCATCCActtaaaatactaaaataggGGCGACCTTTTCAGTATCCTGGACTTTTCATGCATTCTAAAATTCGGTTTTTTACCTCAAGAACCCTGTGTCAGATCAGTTGGCCCTAACAAGGAGTGTTTTCAGTTATCTAGCCCTCATACTGACTATCATTGGGGAGGAGCACACTGCTTCACAGAGAATTCTTTACATGATAAGGATATTAGAAGGAAATAGCAGGGCCGTTTTAAGGTACAATATTTTTGCAAGCACCGAGTTCACGAGTTCCCAGTTGCCATCTTTGTTGTGTCAGCTTATTGACTTGGAGAGTCTAGAATTTGATGCTATTAAAAGTCGATGCATGAACAACTGTTGCACTTTGGACAATACAGATGTTATTTATTGAAGATTATATGTTTAAATTTCTGTATCTGTTCTCAATTGACCCAAAGCTTAATCATGAAAAGAGGATATGTTGTGCCTTCAACTAGCCCTTCCAATTTTCAGACAAGTCATCAATAAGAGTGAAACCAAAGTGTGATTTTTTCATGACCAGTTTGAAATGCACATCAGCACATCAAACTCACATCTCTGACTCAAACCCTATGTTCCAGAATCCTTCAGGAGTCAGAGGAGGAGCATACCTGTAACGATGTCTTGAAACTCCATCATGATGCTCACACCGCATGTTTTGTCCATTGCCATTCCCCTCCTTACATTCATTGGGAAGAACAGCATCATAGAACTTTTTGCATTGCTTGCATTCAATTCCTTTCAGGTTTTCCCTCACAGTTTTCTTTCTTACTGGTTCCACAAACTTGAAATTTGATGTTCCAGGCCTCTGAGGTGGGATTTGACACTTTTCACGGTCAACATTCATGTCTTCTGTCTCGTCATCAGAGCTGTTGAATTCTATGTCTTTTTGAGCTGGTTCTGGAGGATTACAAATTTGATCCTTAATGGCATTGCCTAAGTCTCCTCTAATTTTCTCCAAGGGGGTATCAAGAAAATCATCATGGAGATCAGGTCCAAGTTTACTCTGGTTAGACCTCGTATTTCTCCAATAAGACACAGGACGTTTTGTTCCAGCTGGTGGGCAAGATTTTACACTGGCAAAGGTTTTTGGTTGGATAGAAGTTCTTGACCTAGAAGGGGAGACAGAGTTTGATCTTTGATTTAACTGGACTTCCTTGTCATTCTTCAACTCTTCTCCCTCACCTTTCCTTCTTTCTGCTTCACCACTAACACCAGAGGCATTTGGACCTTTGTTGACGTCTATATTGCCAGATACCAAGAGTTAAATGAGGATAAGTGCATACTAATTCCCAAAAGGGGCCAGGAGGGGGAGGGGAGGATGTAAAAAACAAGAAAGCTAAGCATATCACAGTCATTAACTGTTTGTAGAGTCATCTGGATGATGTTCTGTGGCACAATCATCATAAAACAGTGGAACATTTAGAAGATTTCAGCACTAGGGATAGAGAAGAAAGGACTTACCAACCGAAGTTAATGGGCTATGATTCAGCCCCAAGGTGTCACTCTGATCTTCCATTCTATTTTGGGGCAGCGCATTTTCTGTAGTAAGACCATACTTTGAACACAAAAAGTTGTACTGAGATTTGAGATTCTTATAAGCAACAATGACTTCCTTTCGTTTCTGCTTTTCAGACATTAACTGGGAGTCTTTTGCTTCAATCTGCTGAAGTAACTTCCCGTGTAATTCCATTTCTTCTGAGGACCCCTGGCTTCCCTCTTGCAGATTGGGTTGATGCATATCAACCTTCTCTTCTGGGCCTCTTCCTAGTTTCTCCAGAAGCTGTCGCTTCTCCTTCACAAGCTCTTCAAAATCCTTCTGTATTTTCAACTTTTCAAAATTGTATGAATCAATCTGCTGCATCAGCTGTTCTTGCAAAATTCTTCCTTCTTCCacttcatcatttttctttcctaTCTCCTTCTCTAGAAAATTTATATCATTCTGTAAATTTACTAGTCTTGTGGCGAGTAGCCTTTTCTCCTTCTCATATTCGTTCAATTGCTGCTCATGCTCCATTATTTCCGAGGCCTGTGATTCGACCTTTTTCAGGAGATTCTCCCGcacttttcttcccttttcaatttcctcattcttttttctcAGTTCCTCCTGAAGCTCGTCAATCTTCCCATTCATAATCCCAAATCTTCTAATAATTAAATCTGCATCTCCTTGGTGATCTGTCAACTGTTCCTCTTCTTTATCCATCATTAGGGAAGTATTTGATCGAACCATTTGGAGAAGTGTAAGCTGTAATCCCATTGCAGCATCAAATTCCCTAGTCTTGTTTGCTAGCTCTGATTTCAAACCCTTGACTTCCCTCTCCAGATATGTGTGCTCTGTAAATAGCTTCCAACGTTTGTCATCAAGTTCTTTCAGCTCCTTGTCTCTGTCTTCCACCAGCTTCTCTGCGACATTATACAAATCATGCCACTGTTTCACTTCTACCTGCAATGCGCCTACATCTTTAGTCTTCTGTTGCAGGTCTTCTTGGAGACTGCGAATACTATCTGGAGACAAGCCAATACTAGCAAATTCTTCCCTCTCCAACTTCAGAGAGCTGATTTCAGCACAAAACTGTTGCTTTTCGAGCTGAAGCTTTCCAATTTGAAGTAGCAgatctttttctctctctttgcaAGCATTTTCCGCAGATTCTCTGGCTTCAGAATACAACCTCTGAAGGGTCTTAGATTTTGCCTGAAAATGCGGATAAATTTGACTGCAAAATA contains:
- the LOC113761049 gene encoding DNA damage-repair/toleration protein DRT100-like, with protein sequence MGRMKVSLAALVTLAFCFSANACPPGDRAALLAFKAALNEPYLGIFNSWTGTDCCTNWYGVSCDPDRRVADIVLRGESEDPIFEKAGRSGYMSGEIAASVCQLDRLTTLVVADWKAIAGEIPACIPSSLPILRIFDIVGNQISGKIPADIGSLGRLTVLNLADNKLTGAIPPSIVNLGSVMHLDLSNNKLTGEIPADVGKLTMMSRALLSRNQLTGSIPISFANIYRLADIDLSMNRISGSIPAQLGTMPVLSTLNLDSNRLSGSIPTSLLSSAGLNVLNISRNSLEGNLPDVFGPKTYFTVLDLSYNQLRGSIPKSLSSAKYIGHLDLSYNHLCGPIPVGSPFDHLEASSFANNDCLCGSPLRTC
- the LOC113763431 gene encoding protein gamma response 1-like, which produces MDGNLQKSPQLGSTDDSMEFKYISGLSTILVATIQEAKDRISQIEYVFCSQIYPHFQAKSKTLQRLYSEARESAENACKEREKDLLLQIGKLQLEKQQFCAEISSLKLEREEFASIGLSPDSIRSLQEDLQQKTKDVGALQVEVKQWHDLYNVAEKLVEDRDKELKELDDKRWKLFTEHTYLEREVKGLKSELANKTREFDAAMGLQLTLLQMVRSNTSLMMDKEEEQLTDHQGDADLIIRRFGIMNGKIDELQEELRKKNEEIEKGRKVRENLLKKVESQASEIMEHEQQLNEYEKEKRLLATRLVNLQNDINFLEKEIGKKNDEVEEGRILQEQLMQQIDSYNFEKLKIQKDFEELVKEKRQLLEKLGRGPEEKVDMHQPNLQEGSQGSSEEMELHGKLLQQIEAKDSQLMSEKQKRKEVIVAYKNLKSQYNFLCSKYGLTTENALPQNRMEDQSDTLGLNHSPLTSVDVNKGPNASGVSGEAERRKGEGEELKNDKEVQLNQRSNSVSPSRSRTSIQPKTFASVKSCPPAGTKRPVSYWRNTRSNQSKLGPDLHDDFLDTPLEKIRGDLGNAIKDQICNPPEPAQKDIEFNSSDDETEDMNVDREKCQIPPQRPGTSNFKFVEPVRKKTVRENLKGIECKQCKKFYDAVLPNECKEGNGNGQNMRCEHHDGVSRHRYRYAPPLTPEGFWNIGFESEM